One genomic segment of Methanocorpusculum sp. includes these proteins:
- the thiE gene encoding thiamine phosphate synthase, whose protein sequence is MTKNDFGLYLIITKPFFPYKKIAETAVKYNVKYLQLREKELSDRDILQAAGEIMSVTNGTETRFVLNDRADLAYLCGADCLHLGQEDISITDAKKICGEKVSEFGLSTHNLKQVKEAVRLKPDYIGFGPVFQTPTKKIPDPVTGTEIIAEAVELAGDIPVVAIGGINGENLTSVLDAGAKNVCMVRYFMDSVHFETRVEKTVDILKNYDR, encoded by the coding sequence ATGACAAAAAATGATTTCGGGCTCTACCTGATAATCACAAAACCTTTTTTTCCCTATAAAAAAATCGCCGAAACTGCGGTTAAGTATAATGTGAAATATCTCCAGTTGAGAGAAAAAGAATTAAGCGACAGAGATATTCTGCAGGCTGCTGGTGAAATCATGAGTGTAACAAACGGAACTGAAACTCGGTTTGTGCTGAATGACAGGGCCGACCTTGCATATCTCTGTGGTGCGGACTGCCTTCATCTGGGCCAGGAAGATATCAGCATAACAGATGCAAAAAAGATATGCGGCGAAAAGGTTAGTGAATTTGGACTCTCGACCCATAATCTGAAACAGGTAAAAGAGGCCGTAAGGCTAAAACCTGATTATATCGGATTTGGACCGGTATTTCAGACCCCCACTAAGAAAATACCCGACCCCGTCACCGGAACAGAAATCATCGCTGAGGCAGTAGAATTGGCCGGAGATATTCCGGTCGTTGCAATCGGAGGCATCAATGGAGAAAATCTCACCAGTGTTCTGGATGCAGGTGCAAAAAACGTGTGCATGGTCAGATATTTTATGGACAGCGTTCATTTTGAGACGAGAGTAGAAAAGACGGTTGACATCCTGAAAAATTACGACAGATAA
- a CDS encoding sulfide-dependent adenosine diphosphate thiazole synthase, whose protein sequence is MDLEVTKAITDSWFLRLQNNLCFDVAIVGTGPSGLIAALKIAEAGFKVSMFESKLAPGGGMWGGAMLFSSVAIQNEAVYILDELEIPYERYNDNLVICDSVLATSALIYRAAKRGVLIHNGMSVEDVVFKDNRVSGVVVNWGPVVREGLHVDPLSFRAKIVVDATGHPCMISETVAKKNNVTLNTPTGKVCGERSLNAAEGETETVLNTKEIYPGLYVCGMAANGVFGSPRMGPIFGGMLLSGEKVAKQIIEELK, encoded by the coding sequence ATGGATTTGGAAGTAACCAAAGCAATCACAGATTCCTGGTTTTTAAGACTACAGAATAATCTTTGTTTCGATGTGGCAATTGTAGGAACAGGGCCGTCAGGGCTTATTGCCGCACTAAAAATTGCAGAAGCAGGCTTTAAAGTCTCTATGTTTGAGAGCAAACTTGCTCCGGGCGGCGGTATGTGGGGCGGAGCCATGCTGTTTTCATCAGTTGCGATTCAGAATGAAGCTGTATATATTTTGGATGAACTTGAGATTCCCTATGAACGATACAACGATAATCTCGTCATATGCGACAGTGTTCTGGCAACCTCTGCCCTGATATATAGGGCAGCAAAGAGAGGTGTCCTAATTCACAACGGTATGAGCGTAGAAGATGTGGTATTTAAGGACAATAGAGTGTCAGGAGTTGTTGTGAACTGGGGTCCTGTTGTAAGAGAAGGACTTCATGTAGACCCTCTTTCATTCAGAGCAAAGATTGTGGTAGATGCAACTGGACATCCCTGCATGATTTCAGAAACAGTTGCAAAAAAGAATAATGTCACTCTCAATACGCCGACTGGAAAAGTCTGTGGCGAGCGTTCTCTAAATGCCGCTGAGGGTGAGACAGAAACAGTGCTAAATACCAAAGAGATTTATCCGGGGCTCTATGTCTGCGGTATGGCAGCAAACGGAGTATTTGGATCCCCGCGTATGGGACCAATATTTGGAGGAATGCTTCTTTCAGGAGAAAAAGTTGCGAAACAGATTATTGAAGAGTTAAAATGA